The following proteins are encoded in a genomic region of Populus trichocarpa isolate Nisqually-1 chromosome 13, P.trichocarpa_v4.1, whole genome shotgun sequence:
- the LOC7489706 gene encoding WUSCHEL-related homeobox 11 isoform X1 — MEDNQGQDPNSPSNHATERSEPVRSRWTPKPEQILILESIFNSGMVNPPKDETVRIRKLLEKFGSVGDANVFYWFQNRRSRSRRRQRQMQASLVAGEQTNNQQAQASGGAIQYKGCNTSIGFANSPSFVQSPSSYLVGSSSSYGVVDEDHGGESLYSFSNQMAFQEVEQTSGVTSILYPSETSNLHYQTAGFITVFINGIPTEVPRGPLDIKAMFGQDVVLVHSSGVPVPTNEFGFLMQSLHHGESYFLVIISGA, encoded by the exons TCAAGGCCAAGACCCTAATAGTCCAAGCAACCATGCCACCGAAAGAAGCGAACCGGTGAGGTCACGGTGGACTCCAAAGCCAGAGCAAATATTGATACTTGAGTCCATCTTTAACAGTGGAATGGTAAACCCACCAAAGGATGAAACTGTGAGAATAAGGAAACTTCTAGAAAAATTTGGTTCTGTTGGTGATGCAAATGTCTTCTACTGGTTTCAAAACCGACGATCAAGATCTCGCCGCCGGCAACGCCAGATGCAGGCTAGTCTGGTTGCAGGAGAGCAAACAAATAATCAACAGGCACAAGCTAGTGGTGGTGCAATTCAATATAAAGGTTGTAACACTTCTATTGGGTTTGCAAATTCTCCTTCTTTTGTTCAATCCCCGTCTTCTTATCTTGTTGGTTCCTCTTCTTCTTATGGAGTTGTTGATGAAGATCATGGTGGAGAGAGTCTGTATTCTTTCTCTAATCAAATGGCCTTTCAAGAAGTGGAGCAAACCTCTGGTGTAACTTCAATTTTATACCCATCGGAGACTTCTAATTTGCATTACCAAACTGCTG GATTCATcacagttttcatcaacgggaTTCCCACAGAAGTTCCAAGGGGGCCACTTGACATAAAAGCAATGTTTGGTCAAGATGTAGTGTTGGTCCATTCTTCTGGAGTGCCAGTACCCACTAATGAATTTGGGTTTCTAATGCAGAGCTTGCATCATGGTGAAAGCTATTTCCTGGTAATCATCTCTGGAGCATAA
- the LOC7489706 gene encoding WUSCHEL-related homeobox 11 isoform X2 codes for MEDNQGQDPNSPSNHATERSEPVRSRWTPKPEQILILESIFNSGMVNPPKDETVRIRKLLEKFGSVGDANVFYWFQNRRSRSRRRQRQMQASLVAGEQTNNQQAQASGGAIQYKGCNTSIGFANSPSFVQSPSSYLVGSSSSYGVVDEDHGGESLYSFSNQMAFQEVEQTSGVTSILYPSETSNLHYQTAGFITVFINGIPTEVPRGPLDIKAMFGQDVVLVHSSGVPVPTNEFGFLMQSLHHGESYFLVSRST; via the exons TCAAGGCCAAGACCCTAATAGTCCAAGCAACCATGCCACCGAAAGAAGCGAACCGGTGAGGTCACGGTGGACTCCAAAGCCAGAGCAAATATTGATACTTGAGTCCATCTTTAACAGTGGAATGGTAAACCCACCAAAGGATGAAACTGTGAGAATAAGGAAACTTCTAGAAAAATTTGGTTCTGTTGGTGATGCAAATGTCTTCTACTGGTTTCAAAACCGACGATCAAGATCTCGCCGCCGGCAACGCCAGATGCAGGCTAGTCTGGTTGCAGGAGAGCAAACAAATAATCAACAGGCACAAGCTAGTGGTGGTGCAATTCAATATAAAGGTTGTAACACTTCTATTGGGTTTGCAAATTCTCCTTCTTTTGTTCAATCCCCGTCTTCTTATCTTGTTGGTTCCTCTTCTTCTTATGGAGTTGTTGATGAAGATCATGGTGGAGAGAGTCTGTATTCTTTCTCTAATCAAATGGCCTTTCAAGAAGTGGAGCAAACCTCTGGTGTAACTTCAATTTTATACCCATCGGAGACTTCTAATTTGCATTACCAAACTGCTG GATTCATcacagttttcatcaacgggaTTCCCACAGAAGTTCCAAGGGGGCCACTTGACATAAAAGCAATGTTTGGTCAAGATGTAGTGTTGGTCCATTCTTCTGGAGTGCCAGTACCCACTAATGAATTTGGGTTTCTAATGCAGAGCTTGCATCATGGTGAAAGCTATTTCCTG GTTTCAAGATCAACTTAA